TGCCAACTTTTTCGAATCCATCTAACGGAACAATGGCTCATCTTGGCGGAGAAGTCATCTCATAAATAGTTGCCAATCGACAGCCGGTAATAAGGGATGCTTTTACGCCGCCTCTGCCCAAGGCGCTCACAGATAAAGCTTATAATTGCGTATGGCCTCCGCCACAGCCGGAGCGACAAGATTATCTATCGACAAGCCCATTCTCACCCGTTCACGGATCTGGGAGGCCGATACGCCCAAAGGAAAACCTTGTAACGAATGTCCCCGAAACTCTCCGGGGAACACTGCTTCAGGTTGGCCAGGCCGTGGAATGACAATGAACTTCAGTAACCGCGCCAGTTCCTCCGACTCTCTCCATTTATGCAACGAAGACACGTGATCGGCTCCAATGAGGTAATACAACTCCGCATCCCCAAA
The nucleotide sequence above comes from Pedosphaera parvula Ellin514. Encoded proteins:
- the nadD gene encoding nicotinate (nicotinamide) nucleotide adenylyltransferase; amino-acid sequence: MSTKKKIGLYGGSFDPVHLGHLLVAQAACEEMGLERLFFIPAAQSPFKPGMAPTPAAERLRLLRLALAGKSNYEIDEQEIARGGVSYTIDTVRNYVGRFGDAELYYLIGADHVSSLHKWRESEELARLLKFIVIPRPGQPEAVFPGEFRGHSLQGFPLGVSASQIRERVRMGLSIDNLVAPAVAEAIRNYKLYL